A genomic region of Streptococcus suis contains the following coding sequences:
- a CDS encoding SpaH/EbpB family LPXTG-anchored major pilin has product MKFLKKLLAGLLVVFVTLASGSLETVAWSPYTDFPDQSLREWPTKDSNYVASDLPAPPAIANTVDMADMFHYPQLIYTGSISDDAVQTGKLAKNRSYVTDIDTSVAVITRDARWQSGVMWSLEENKIKLNEPFQMVSYVYLGNRTQYDKNFNGLGGADGITFTMHNDKKSVADMQAGNKIGSGDLSNTGINAYGALGNGLGVYGSNFSANVSSEKNNMVDFWRGVENGITLEFDTFFNDNNTTQHSDNDLTSIIYNENHSNTQYGHIAINLLNDFKNNRANYNKEPDKTANKHKIKLSLGWDGEVADKTNLYSWNLSNWPTSSLADGRWHRLEVTWTPDTASNTGNLNYTIYKQGHEGSRNIEYSDDRSKDGTDVISYDVAIGTGDYSLEKVFGISDLNHTVYWGFSGSTGGFLNNQAVQMVQLPISYYNAELRKEDQDGNLVSDAIFEIEKKNPDTGEWIPLEFYNPRTGRTVSQISTGSHRFYQGVVGEEGILKLSQLTEGTYRWKEIAAPEGYQLDQVYYPNEDGFVVNYAESLKENAFVYTATNKKIYQLELIKTDADTGQAINDVPFVISKIENDISHYLKIKADNTGFDWTRIEGEAKQFLSGKSYSIGADGQVSEQIGEDGKISIQYFPDAPNLFWKEVSVPTGYNSKTILSGSFTTVADNKYSYTASQRNERLFQINLEKKGSDTNAALQGAVFALQEKVGSEWIPVSYSGKTEFTTNLEGKISIPNLAAGRYRWEEKQAPVGYQLSQQYYPNEDGFVVAYREGLEVDQVYHNYIFDTTTVTNQPKDFELFLEKKSSTFQRPLENVEFKLYSTRNGDTFSGELARVRTNSEGKIVFGKDILKADKTYYLVESQTIDGFIRLEGYFTITTSKTDGINITYAKADGEEDSRPFEFTRADDTIYKGTLAVYNKRKSMLPITGGNGIVPYIVIGGSLTFLALLFFTRKRFVKWLFVIIIATAGLIGQNTRIFAQEQGQVTIEVNRLIYPVTDTQYKSGSPVAGAYLEIVDVTNEFYDLVHLNSLSRLEAQETLSKAQNVQGEKVGQAVTDDKGKAYFTVEKISRDHPAVYLIRERVTPVAVTPMEPLVVVLPLLDDQGKERSQISVYPKSQGTFTFDKTIDGKRDSYSLGEPIHYRLSTILPQDIVNLASYELEDVYDVGLEFISESLRVSIDGQEQAGLIESISQSENRFKLSFDIAKLAQFGGKTLDLTYNMVITDEAAIDQPLINTATLYPGDLTPLVDREQVITGGFRFIKQKAGGNKSPLANAKFIIKHPVNQTILTYKEGRYQFEKVAPEEKDVVQLTSDAQGHFEIKGLSYGTYLLSEIQAPSGYILNEKPITFTISTSTFTKGPILSIYNVEKPRIQLPKTGTATTSLAVIGLLCLVSSIMINRSRCSSKKEKYNEKV; this is encoded by the coding sequence ATGAAGTTTTTAAAGAAATTATTGGCAGGGCTTTTGGTTGTTTTTGTAACCTTAGCTAGTGGCTCGCTGGAAACAGTGGCATGGAGTCCTTATACGGACTTTCCTGACCAAAGTTTGCGTGAGTGGCCTACCAAAGACAGCAACTATGTTGCCAGCGACCTACCTGCCCCTCCTGCTATAGCTAACACTGTAGATATGGCGGATATGTTTCATTATCCACAGCTGATATATACAGGTTCAATATCCGATGATGCTGTTCAGACAGGTAAGTTGGCTAAAAATCGTTCCTATGTCACGGATATTGATACATCCGTAGCCGTCATCACACGTGATGCCAGATGGCAATCAGGGGTTATGTGGAGTTTGGAAGAGAATAAAATTAAGCTCAACGAACCCTTCCAGATGGTTAGTTATGTTTATCTAGGGAACAGAACCCAATATGATAAGAATTTTAATGGTCTCGGTGGTGCGGATGGTATTACCTTCACGATGCACAATGACAAGAAATCCGTTGCAGATATGCAAGCGGGGAATAAGATTGGTTCGGGAGACCTGAGCAATACAGGAATAAATGCCTACGGTGCTCTGGGGAACGGCTTGGGAGTATATGGTTCAAACTTTAGCGCAAACGTCAGCAGTGAAAAAAATAATATGGTTGATTTTTGGCGTGGTGTTGAAAATGGGATTACATTGGAGTTTGATACCTTTTTCAACGATAATAATACTACCCAACATTCAGATAATGACCTGACTTCGATTATCTACAATGAGAACCACAGCAATACGCAGTACGGTCACATTGCCATAAATTTATTAAATGATTTTAAAAATAATCGAGCAAATTACAATAAAGAGCCAGATAAAACAGCTAACAAGCATAAAATAAAGCTTAGTTTGGGATGGGATGGCGAGGTAGCGGATAAGACTAATCTTTACAGTTGGAATCTTTCTAACTGGCCAACCAGTAGTTTAGCAGATGGTAGATGGCATCGCCTCGAGGTGACTTGGACACCAGATACTGCTAGTAATACAGGGAATTTGAATTATACGATATATAAGCAAGGTCATGAGGGGTCCCGTAATATCGAATATAGCGACGATCGCTCCAAAGATGGTACGGATGTTATCTCTTATGATGTCGCAATCGGAACAGGTGACTATTCCCTTGAAAAGGTATTTGGTATTTCAGATCTAAATCATACGGTTTACTGGGGCTTCTCAGGGTCGACAGGAGGTTTCCTGAATAATCAGGCTGTTCAAATGGTGCAATTACCAATCTCGTATTACAATGCTGAATTGAGGAAAGAAGACCAGGATGGCAATTTAGTTTCTGATGCTATCTTTGAAATTGAAAAGAAAAATCCTGATACAGGTGAGTGGATTCCTCTGGAATTTTACAACCCAAGGACTGGAAGAACAGTTTCTCAGATTTCTACAGGCTCACACCGATTCTATCAAGGTGTAGTTGGAGAAGAGGGGATTTTGAAACTCTCGCAATTAACAGAAGGGACCTACCGTTGGAAAGAAATAGCAGCTCCTGAGGGCTACCAGCTTGATCAGGTATATTATCCAAATGAGGATGGTTTTGTTGTTAATTATGCGGAATCTCTCAAAGAAAATGCCTTTGTTTATACGGCTACAAATAAAAAAATATATCAACTTGAATTAATAAAAACTGATGCAGATACGGGTCAGGCGATAAATGATGTGCCCTTTGTTATTTCAAAGATTGAAAATGACATCTCACATTATCTGAAAATCAAGGCAGATAACACTGGCTTTGATTGGACAAGAATAGAGGGCGAGGCCAAACAATTTCTATCTGGCAAATCCTATTCTATAGGGGCAGATGGCCAAGTCTCTGAGCAAATTGGAGAAGATGGAAAAATCAGCATCCAGTATTTTCCAGATGCACCGAATCTCTTTTGGAAAGAAGTGTCCGTACCGACTGGATACAATTCTAAAACGATTCTGAGTGGATCGTTTACTACTGTAGCCGATAATAAATACAGCTATACGGCTAGTCAAAGAAATGAACGATTGTTCCAAATCAACTTAGAGAAAAAAGGTAGTGACACCAATGCTGCCTTGCAAGGAGCTGTTTTTGCTTTACAGGAAAAAGTTGGTTCCGAATGGATTCCTGTCAGCTATAGCGGGAAAACAGAATTCACTACGAATCTAGAAGGAAAAATCAGCATTCCAAATCTCGCTGCTGGGCGGTATCGATGGGAGGAAAAACAAGCTCCGGTAGGTTACCAACTTAGTCAGCAATATTATCCAAATGAAGATGGTTTTGTAGTAGCATATCGTGAGGGTCTGGAAGTTGACCAAGTGTATCATAATTATATCTTTGATACAACAACCGTTACGAATCAACCTAAGGATTTTGAGTTATTCTTGGAGAAAAAATCCTCTACATTCCAAAGACCGCTTGAAAATGTTGAATTCAAACTTTATTCAACACGTAATGGAGATACTTTTTCTGGAGAGTTGGCAAGAGTCAGAACAAATTCAGAAGGAAAAATTGTTTTTGGAAAGGATATTCTAAAAGCTGATAAAACCTATTATTTGGTTGAAAGTCAGACGATTGATGGTTTTATACGTTTAGAAGGTTACTTTACGATAACCACATCCAAAACAGATGGTATCAATATTACTTATGCGAAAGCAGATGGTGAAGAAGATTCGAGGCCGTTTGAATTTACCAGGGCAGACGACACTATCTACAAAGGTACTTTAGCAGTCTATAATAAGCGGAAGTCAATGTTACCCATTACAGGTGGGAATGGGATTGTCCCCTATATTGTCATTGGTGGCAGTTTGACGTTTCTTGCTTTACTCTTTTTCACACGAAAGCGATTTGTCAAATGGCTTTTTGTGATCATCATTGCAACAGCAGGGCTTATTGGGCAGAATACTAGGATTTTTGCACAAGAGCAAGGGCAGGTCACCATTGAGGTCAATCGTCTGATTTATCCAGTAACGGATACTCAATACAAATCAGGAAGTCCAGTAGCAGGGGCATACTTGGAAATTGTTGATGTTACGAATGAATTTTACGACCTGGTCCACTTGAATTCCTTATCGAGACTAGAGGCGCAGGAAACATTGAGTAAGGCGCAAAACGTCCAAGGTGAGAAAGTAGGTCAGGCTGTAACGGACGATAAAGGAAAGGCTTATTTCACTGTAGAAAAAATAAGTAGAGACCACCCGGCGGTCTACCTCATCAGGGAAAGGGTAACACCTGTTGCAGTTACACCTATGGAGCCGCTTGTAGTAGTATTACCCCTGTTAGATGATCAAGGGAAAGAGCGGTCTCAAATATCGGTTTATCCCAAATCACAGGGAACCTTTACTTTTGATAAAACAATAGATGGAAAGAGGGACAGTTACAGTTTGGGAGAACCCATTCATTACCGTCTGTCTACTATTCTTCCACAAGATATTGTAAACTTAGCAAGTTATGAATTAGAAGATGTTTATGATGTAGGTTTGGAATTTATCAGTGAAAGTCTGAGAGTCTCGATTGATGGACAGGAACAAGCGGGTCTCATAGAGTCAATCAGTCAGTCAGAAAATCGTTTTAAACTATCGTTTGATATTGCAAAACTCGCTCAGTTTGGCGGAAAAACACTAGACCTTACCTACAATATGGTTATTACCGATGAAGCTGCAATAGATCAACCATTGATAAATACAGCAACTCTCTATCCTGGAGATCTAACTCCATTAGTTGATAGGGAACAGGTGATAACAGGCGGTTTTCGATTTATCAAGCAAAAGGCAGGTGGAAACAAGTCTCCCTTAGCCAATGCAAAATTTATTATCAAGCATCCCGTTAATCAAACAATCCTTACCTATAAGGAAGGAAGGTATCAATTTGAAAAGGTAGCCCCTGAGGAAAAGGATGTTGTTCAACTGACTTCCGATGCCCAAGGTCATTTTGAGATAAAGGGATTGAGTTATGGCACCTATCTTCTAAGTGAGATACAAGCGCCATCAGGCTACATCTTAAATGAAAAGCCGATTACATTTACTATCTCTACCTCTACTTTTACGAAAGGGCCGATTTTATCGATATATAATGTTGAAAAACCTCGGATTCAGCTTCCTAAAACAGGGACAGCAACAACATCGTTAGCAGTTATCGGATTATTATGTTTAGTATCATCCATTATGATAAATAGGAGCAGATGCTCGTCTAAAAAGGAGAAATATAATGAAAAAGTTTAA
- a CDS encoding class C sortase yields MERTKKNTKRKIVDTVMGVVLACGIGILSYPFIRNGLNDLMNQQIIQHYQQQANQKSAEEYQQKLAEMEAKNKQFAYQNISPGFDPFSEEAKKIEDLKTVYEDHVLGVISIPKIQIRLPIFDQTREDFLARGATYLEGTSFPIGGESTHSVISGHRGLTEAKLFTDLPDLVEGDRFYIELKESEIHAYQVDKIQVVDPSDVSSLQIVEGQDYVTLVTCTPYMVNSHRILVRGHRIPYKAEIMEAEVKQVAALPVKYIPLFIGIPLSFIFLAILLKKCCGKMKPSRKSHKRN; encoded by the coding sequence ATGGAGCGAACCAAGAAAAATACAAAAAGAAAAATAGTGGATACTGTTATGGGGGTCGTTCTGGCCTGTGGTATTGGCATTCTTTCCTATCCATTCATTAGAAATGGTTTGAATGACTTGATGAACCAACAAATCATTCAACATTACCAGCAGCAAGCAAATCAAAAAAGTGCCGAGGAATATCAACAAAAATTAGCCGAAATGGAGGCAAAAAATAAGCAATTTGCCTATCAAAATATCTCTCCCGGATTTGATCCTTTCTCCGAAGAGGCCAAAAAAATTGAAGATTTAAAAACGGTCTATGAAGACCATGTTTTGGGCGTTATTTCTATCCCTAAAATCCAAATCAGATTGCCTATTTTTGACCAAACCAGGGAGGACTTTCTCGCGCGTGGTGCAACCTATTTAGAAGGGACCTCCTTCCCAATCGGTGGAGAATCGACGCACTCGGTTATTTCTGGACATCGTGGTCTGACAGAAGCTAAATTGTTTACAGACTTACCAGACCTGGTTGAAGGGGATAGATTTTATATTGAGCTCAAAGAGTCTGAAATTCATGCCTACCAAGTAGACAAGATTCAAGTTGTTGATCCTAGTGACGTTAGTAGCCTACAGATTGTTGAAGGACAGGATTATGTCACGTTGGTGACTTGCACACCTTATATGGTAAATAGCCATAGGATTTTGGTTAGGGGACATCGTATCCCATACAAGGCGGAGATAATGGAAGCAGAAGTGAAGCAAGTCGCAGCCCTTCCAGTCAAGTACATCCCTCTGTTTATTGGAATACCTCTTTCATTTATCTTTTTGGCTATATTGTTAAAGAAATGCTGCGGAAAAATGAAGCCGTCACGTAAAAGTCATAAGAGAAATTAA
- a CDS encoding LacI family DNA-binding transcriptional regulator, with translation MEEQKSITMKDVARLAGVSVGTVSRVINKEPGIKESTLEKVQTAIQELNYIPDVYARGMKKNKTETIALIIPTVWHPFFGEFAYHVEVALSKKNYKLLLCNISGPKRELDYLTMLQQNKVDGIIAITYSPIEDYLSSNIPFVSIDRTYENKAIPCVSSDNQAGAELAADTLIAKGGRHFAFIGGHNKTINETKKRRLYFEKRILEAGFPCQVLDLEEPYDDFVDQVEAFLLKNPQVDAIFTINDFVALDTLAVLEKLGRRVPEDVQVIGYDGIQLANERSLELSTIRQPLEAMAQEAVACLVDVIEKRERPLQVTLPISYVDGKTTKN, from the coding sequence ATGGAAGAGCAAAAATCAATTACTATGAAAGATGTAGCAAGACTAGCTGGTGTCAGTGTTGGTACGGTTTCTCGAGTTATTAATAAGGAGCCTGGTATTAAGGAAAGCACACTTGAAAAAGTTCAGACTGCCATTCAGGAATTAAATTACATCCCAGATGTTTATGCACGTGGGATGAAAAAGAACAAAACTGAAACCATTGCCTTGATTATTCCGACAGTCTGGCATCCATTTTTTGGAGAGTTTGCCTACCATGTCGAAGTGGCCCTTAGCAAGAAGAATTACAAGCTCTTGCTCTGTAATATCTCAGGACCAAAGCGGGAACTGGACTACCTAACTATGCTCCAGCAAAATAAGGTTGACGGCATCATTGCCATCACCTACAGTCCGATTGAGGATTACTTATCTTCTAACATCCCATTCGTCAGTATCGACCGCACCTATGAAAATAAGGCTATTCCTTGTGTCAGTTCGGACAACCAAGCTGGTGCGGAACTGGCAGCGGATACCTTGATTGCAAAAGGAGGTCGCCATTTTGCCTTTATCGGCGGGCACAATAAAACCATCAATGAAACTAAAAAGCGTCGATTGTACTTTGAAAAGCGGATTTTAGAAGCAGGTTTTCCTTGTCAGGTCTTGGACTTGGAAGAGCCATATGATGACTTTGTCGATCAAGTCGAAGCCTTTTTGCTTAAAAATCCACAGGTTGACGCCATTTTCACCATCAATGATTTTGTAGCTTTAGACACACTTGCTGTCTTGGAAAAACTGGGACGACGGGTTCCAGAAGATGTGCAGGTGATCGGCTATGACGGTATTCAGTTGGCAAACGAACGTTCTTTAGAACTTTCCACCATTCGTCAGCCTCTAGAGGCTATGGCCCAAGAAGCAGTTGCCTGTCTAGTCGATGTCATCGAGAAAAGAGAGCGTCCCCTCCAAGTTACGTTACCAATTTCTTATGTGGACGGAAAAACTACAAAAAATTAA
- a CDS encoding SpaH/EbpB family LPXTG-anchored major pilin translates to MKKFKFFALLATLLVSTFSSLLTPFVSADETEKVSITLHKVKDYTGTITNTGEILAGDFNFLPGITFDVYDVTTEYYAAYDASVATKSVSQAVNDAVATVKGTAGVAPSGKVASATQTTGPDGSTTFSLNAKSSGRNAVYLFVEQASEGVTTVADNLVVSLPIYKQGTNDTVLTSIHLYPKNITKDTPFDKDITSQKNSAKQTDFSIGQTIDYKLKTTIPADIAATKLVDGVAKKLYNVFQFVDSFETDQLVFINEPATYSVKVAGGPVLVATEDYTVTVAEQGSKTTVTTKLTEAGIEKLASHANKEIAFSYQMKIHSLQYIDTGIVNTAKAIFGNDGTTGINKWDKETPEDFETVKTGGYKFKKVDVNNEAKTLEGAEFVVRKNTTDSAEYFKASAEGGQWVTSYEEATKYTTDSTGIVDVKGLEYGTYQLQETKAPEGYALPTGKAAYTQFEVTANSYTTTTGAPHKLVNTPKGFLPSTGGTGIVLFVALGTVMIALAGTYFVSRRKAA, encoded by the coding sequence ATGAAAAAGTTTAAGTTTTTTGCATTACTAGCGACTCTTTTAGTGAGTACGTTTAGCAGTTTACTGACACCGTTTGTGTCGGCTGACGAAACAGAAAAAGTATCAATTACATTACATAAGGTAAAGGACTATACAGGTACGATTACCAATACAGGTGAAATTCTAGCAGGAGATTTTAACTTTCTTCCTGGAATTACCTTTGATGTTTATGATGTAACGACAGAATATTATGCAGCCTATGATGCCTCTGTTGCGACAAAGTCAGTATCACAGGCGGTAAATGATGCGGTTGCCACTGTCAAAGGAACAGCTGGAGTGGCTCCATCAGGTAAGGTTGCATCTGCAACTCAAACAACAGGTCCAGATGGCAGTACTACATTCAGCCTTAATGCCAAATCTTCTGGCCGTAATGCAGTATATCTTTTTGTAGAACAAGCGAGCGAAGGGGTAACAACTGTTGCTGATAATCTGGTGGTAAGCCTTCCGATCTATAAACAGGGAACAAATGATACGGTATTGACATCCATTCACCTCTATCCAAAGAATATCACAAAAGATACACCGTTTGACAAAGATATTACCAGTCAAAAAAATAGTGCAAAACAAACGGATTTCTCTATTGGACAAACCATTGATTATAAATTAAAAACCACCATCCCAGCAGACATCGCTGCAACCAAATTAGTCGATGGTGTAGCTAAAAAATTGTACAATGTTTTCCAATTTGTAGATAGTTTTGAAACAGACCAACTTGTCTTTATCAATGAACCAGCTACTTACTCAGTAAAAGTGGCAGGCGGTCCTGTATTGGTAGCAACTGAGGACTATACTGTAACAGTAGCAGAACAAGGTAGTAAAACCACTGTCACAACGAAATTAACAGAAGCAGGTATTGAAAAATTAGCAAGTCATGCCAATAAAGAAATTGCTTTTAGCTATCAAATGAAGATTCATTCCCTCCAATATATTGATACGGGCATCGTCAATACCGCAAAAGCAATTTTTGGTAACGATGGTACTACAGGTATCAATAAATGGGACAAAGAAACACCAGAAGATTTTGAAACAGTAAAAACAGGTGGTTATAAGTTTAAAAAAGTTGATGTGAACAATGAGGCTAAAACTCTTGAGGGAGCAGAATTCGTCGTTCGCAAAAATACTACTGATTCTGCAGAATACTTCAAAGCAAGTGCCGAGGGTGGTCAATGGGTTACTTCTTATGAAGAAGCAACAAAATATACAACTGATTCAACAGGAATTGTGGATGTAAAAGGTCTCGAATATGGCACCTACCAACTTCAAGAAACAAAAGCTCCAGAGGGCTACGCTTTACCGACTGGTAAGGCAGCCTACACTCAATTTGAAGTAACAGCTAATTCTTATACGACTACTACAGGAGCTCCGCATAAACTCGTCAATACACCGAAAGGTTTCCTTCCTTCTACAGGTGGTACAGGAATTGTTCTTTTCGTTGCACTTGGAACTGTAATGATTGCTCTTGCAGGTACCTATTTTGTGTCTCGTCGTAAAGCAGCATAA
- a CDS encoding VOC family protein: MIQSIGQVMLYVNNPEAAAKFWNEKVGFERVERQEQGPQVSYVIAPKVDSDVQFVLHDKAAVAEMHPEMFLGIPSILMASADVEKTYQEFIERGVNANPVMDLGFMKTFNFSDEEGNYYAVQEVK, from the coding sequence ATGATTCAATCAATCGGACAGGTTATGCTGTATGTCAATAATCCTGAAGCAGCCGCAAAATTCTGGAATGAAAAAGTTGGCTTTGAGCGTGTAGAACGCCAAGAACAAGGTCCGCAAGTTTCTTATGTTATCGCGCCAAAAGTAGATAGCGATGTTCAATTTGTTCTTCATGATAAGGCAGCAGTTGCTGAAATGCATCCAGAGATGTTTCTTGGTATTCCATCCATCTTGATGGCATCTGCAGATGTTGAAAAAACCTACCAAGAATTTATCGAACGCGGTGTCAATGCCAACCCAGTTATGGATCTTGGATTTATGAAAACTTTCAACTTTAGCGACGAAGAAGGCAACTATTACGCAGTACAAGAGGTAAAATAA
- a CDS encoding ABC transporter permease: MKTSKLQQAGLLDRIKQQKLLLLMLLPGLVLTFIFRYIPMYGVLIAFKDYNPLKGVLGSEWIGFEEFTKFLSSPNFGTLLANTLKLSVYGLLLGFLPPIILAIMLNQLLSDKAKKRIQLVLYAPNFISVVVIVGMIFLFFSVGGPVNSILSLFGIEANFLTDPDFFRPLYILSGIWQGMGWASTLYTATLVNVDPALIEAAKLDGANIFQRIWHIDLPALKPVMVIQFILAAGGIMNVGYEKAFLMQTSLNLTSSEIISTYVYKIGLVSGDYSYSTAVGLFNALINIILLIAVNKIVQRINDGQGL; encoded by the coding sequence ATGAAAACATCAAAACTGCAACAAGCTGGGCTCTTGGATCGAATCAAGCAACAGAAACTCTTGTTACTGATGTTACTACCAGGCTTGGTCTTGACCTTCATCTTCCGTTACATTCCCATGTACGGAGTGTTGATTGCCTTTAAAGACTATAATCCTTTAAAAGGGGTGCTTGGTAGTGAGTGGATTGGGTTTGAAGAGTTTACCAAGTTTCTCTCTTCTCCAAATTTCGGCACCTTACTTGCCAACACCTTGAAATTGAGTGTCTACGGTCTGCTCCTAGGATTTCTGCCACCTATTATCTTAGCAATCATGCTCAACCAACTATTGAGTGATAAGGCTAAAAAACGGATTCAATTGGTACTGTATGCTCCAAACTTTATCTCAGTCGTTGTCATCGTTGGTATGATTTTCCTCTTCTTCTCAGTAGGAGGACCAGTCAACTCAATCCTCAGTCTATTTGGTATTGAAGCCAACTTCCTGACAGACCCAGACTTCTTCAGACCGCTCTATATCTTAAGTGGTATCTGGCAGGGAATGGGCTGGGCATCGACACTCTACACGGCTACCTTGGTCAATGTTGATCCAGCCTTGATTGAAGCGGCTAAACTAGACGGTGCCAACATCTTCCAACGAATCTGGCACATTGACTTGCCTGCACTGAAACCAGTCATGGTCATCCAATTTATCCTGGCAGCTGGGGGCATCATGAACGTTGGCTATGAAAAAGCCTTCCTGATGCAGACCTCCCTCAACCTTACCAGTTCTGAAATTATTTCCACCTATGTCTACAAAATCGGTTTGGTGTCAGGTGACTACTCTTATTCAACAGCGGTTGGTTTATTTAACGCCCTTATCAATATTATCCTGCTGATTGCAGTCAATAAGATTGTCCAACGCATTAACGACGGACAAGGCTTATAG
- a CDS encoding peptidylprolyl isomerase — MKKILALALASSILLTACTNNSTANSSSSTASSSSSSSTTTADTTASSQYAKDLAYAINNPKATFPQLSNEIGENEAAVKIKTTEGDITIKLFPEQAPLTVENFLTHAKEGYYNGTIFHRVIKDFMIQGGDPLGNGTGGESIWAGKDTTIDAGNGFKDEISAFLYNIRGSLSMANAGAGTNGSQFFINQNTTDMSSQLSSSSYPGKIIDAYKNGGNPNLDGKHTVFGQVIEGMDIVDKIASVETDDSDKPKTDVKIESIEILKDYTF, encoded by the coding sequence ATGAAAAAAATACTAGCTCTTGCTCTAGCTTCGAGCATCTTGCTAACTGCCTGCACAAACAACTCGACAGCTAATAGCTCATCTTCTACAGCATCTAGCTCTAGTTCAAGCTCGACTACGACAGCTGATACAACTGCTTCTAGCCAATATGCCAAAGATTTGGCATACGCCATTAACAATCCTAAAGCTACATTCCCCCAACTTTCCAATGAAATTGGTGAAAATGAGGCTGCTGTTAAAATAAAAACAACCGAAGGCGACATCACTATAAAACTCTTCCCTGAGCAAGCTCCACTAACTGTAGAAAACTTTCTGACCCATGCCAAGGAAGGATACTATAATGGAACAATCTTCCATCGTGTCATTAAGGATTTCATGATTCAAGGTGGCGATCCTCTTGGAAATGGTACTGGTGGAGAGTCTATCTGGGCCGGAAAAGATACTACTATCGATGCTGGAAATGGTTTTAAAGACGAGATTTCAGCTTTCCTTTATAACATTCGTGGCTCACTTTCTATGGCAAATGCTGGTGCAGGAACAAATGGAAGTCAGTTTTTCATCAATCAAAATACAACAGACATGTCTAGCCAACTTTCTAGTTCTAGCTATCCTGGTAAAATCATCGATGCTTATAAAAACGGAGGCAACCCAAACTTAGATGGCAAGCATACCGTATTTGGTCAAGTCATCGAAGGGATGGACATCGTAGATAAAATCGCTTCCGTCGAAACAGATGATAGCGATAAACCTAAAACAGATGTAAAAATTGAGTCTATTGAGATTCTGAAAGATTACACCTTTTAA
- a CDS encoding DUF2500 domain-containing protein, with the protein MFENLFGPDGSLVWHTVLFYSFSAIILATVCFHIIKNFMEWHHNNQAPKESYRAKLVSKRTHVFGNEVARTNYYVTFEWEGRRQEFRVRSDEYALLAEGDVGNLHFQGTRFLGFERL; encoded by the coding sequence ATGTTTGAGAACTTGTTTGGCCCAGATGGAAGCCTAGTATGGCATACGGTCCTTTTCTACAGTTTTTCTGCAATCATATTAGCGACGGTTTGTTTCCATATTATTAAAAATTTTATGGAATGGCACCATAACAATCAGGCCCCAAAAGAATCCTACAGGGCCAAGCTTGTCTCAAAACGAACTCATGTTTTTGGTAATGAAGTAGCACGAACCAATTATTATGTAACGTTTGAATGGGAGGGGAGACGGCAGGAGTTCCGTGTACGCTCGGACGAGTATGCCCTCTTGGCAGAGGGAGATGTAGGCAACCTGCATTTTCAGGGGACTCGCTTCCTAGGTTTTGAACGGCTTTAA